The genomic stretch TACGAACAGAATGTGCGCATGGAGGCCATTACCCAGCTTGATGATATCCGCAAGATCAAGGAGAGCCTGCAAACCGAGGTTGCAAACATGAAACGGACCATTCAGGAAAAGCAGGAAACCGATTCGAAACGGATCGAAACGCTCTCCCGGGAAGTGGTCAGTCTCAAGTCGAACTTGGAGGAAGCACAGGCGGCCGCTAGCCTCGATGCGTTGACGGGTGCGTACAATCGACTGTCTTTCGATACGAAGATTCAATGGTGCATCGAGAAGAATGCGGTGATTCGGGAACCGCTATCCCTGCTGATGTGTGATCTGGACGATTTCAAGAAAATCAACGATTCCTATGGCCACATTACCGGGGACAGGGTGCTGAAGGGCTTTGTTCTGGAGTGCAAGGGATTTTTTCGCAACAATGATTTCATTGCCCGGTTCGGTGGCGAAGAATTTGCGATTTTGCTGCCCGGGATGCCTCTGAAAAAAGCGCTGAAACGGGGCAAGGAATTGTGTAACTCCCTGGCATCCAAACAGTATCTGATCGATGCATCGAAGCCGGACCAAAAGCTTGCGTTTACCGTCAGTATCGGTGTCAGTGAATTGAAAAAGGATGATACGGTCGCTTCCTTCATCGATCGGGCGGATAAAGCATTGTATCGGGCGAAACGCAGCGGAAAAAACCAGGCTGTTTCGGAAAAGGATATGTAGTGCCTGAACGGAAAACTCCTATTCGGAGCAGCGCGCCGCCTGAGGGCAGGAAATTTTGCGATACAGCGGGTGGTGTGGCCCGTCGTCCCGGCGGAAGCCGGGGGCAGGGCAGTCATACCCCCGCATTCGCAAAACTGGATTCCGGCTTTTCGTCGGAATTCCCCTTGCAACCCGGGTTTCACCCCGGTTAATGAAAGTCGCAGGAGCAAGCTACAAAAAATAGGAGCCATCCGCTTTCTTCTGACTTCTGACTTCTGACTCCTGACTCCTGATATTCGACTTTCGTCGGAATGATGCCCCAAGGGTTCCGCTGGAATGACGGCCGGATTTTCATGCCAGAAGGTGTGGACATCAGCATGATCCTTTATCTTGCCCGATCGGTTTCCGGTTCGGGTCGTGTCAGCATTCGAATGATATAGTAGCCGACTGGAACACCGACAACCATTCCCCAGATACCAAAGAACCGCTCACCGATCAGCAGCAGAATCAAAACAAGAATTGGATGGACATGTAATACATTTCCCGTGATGTTGGGGTTGAGGCCGTAGGCTTCGATGGTGTGCACCCCGATGATTAAGGCGATCAATTTCATCACGAGGGGCATTCCGCCCGCCTGAATGCCGAAGATGATAATGGGAATGGAGCTCAGGAACGTTCCCAGAATGGGTATGAAACCGCAGAAAAAGACGATAATGGTGATCAGGGCGATATTGGGAACCTGAAAAAACCAAATCCCCACGAATGTCAGGATGGTGTTGCAGGTTGCGATCAATGCCTGCGCTGTAAACGCCTTTCCGAGAATATCGGCAAAGGCCATCAGATGCGGCGCCGTTCCGAGATAAAAGGTCCGGATGCGGCTGTTCTCCAACATCCGGATAGTGGCTGCGATGCGTTCCCAGTCCATTACGAGGATGAAGGAAAAGATGATCGCCAACAGCAGGGTGATGAGAATTTCCCAACAAATCCGGACGACATAGAGCATGCCCTGCAGGACCTGAGGCAAGGCGGATTTAATGCCTTTTGCCGTTTCCGTTTTGACGACTTCCACCATTGCCGTAAATTCTTTCGAATCGATGAGGTACTGCGCCCTCTGATCGCCCAGCACGCCGACAGCGAATGTGTGGATGAACTTGTTGACCTTCTCGCGGATTTGTTGCTCGCCTCCGCTTGCCATATCCGTGATCAGGCGGTTCGATTCGATGATCAGTTTGGGCGTGATCCAGGTGCCGATGGCGGCAAGAATTGTGACGAACATCAGAAAGACAATGACCGTGGTGAATTTGTAGCCGATATGAAACCGGCCAACGGCGTAGAGAATGATGCGTCGGGTGATATGGGTGATCAGGAACGTCTCGAAAATGAGGAGAAAAAAGGATTTTAATAGATAGAAGGTACCGGTCAGCAGCGTCCAGAAAGCGAGGCTTTCCCAGTTTTGAATGAACCACCGGCTGAGACTGGTTGGTTGCTGAAGGCAGCTCCGGTCTTCTGAAATCGGGCCACCGGGCTTTTCAGCATCCGTTTTTTGGATCATGGTCGTTGCATCATGTTTAGGCGGTTTCAAGGCCAGGCCTTCCTGTGATGTGGGGTTTGATGGCGCAAGCGGGATGGTCTCACAACAAGGTCGAATGGCATGCGCTCGCATTCATCGGGCAAATTTTGTTCACGATGGGATCGAATGCGTTTGAATGAATCGGCTGTCTCCATTCTTGCCGTTTGATTTCGCCGGGGCGAAGAATTGTCGCAAAGACATCCGGATTGGTTCAGCCCGCGATCTTTTCCATCGATTCATTGACGAAATTGGGCAATCTGCCTGGATATGGCCACCAGTTGCCCTGTTTCGTCCCACAGTTCCCCATCGGATTCGAGGAGACCGCAGGTGACAAAGCGGGTGCGAAAAATGGCCTTTAGGCAGATTCCTTGCGGTAGATTTCGGATATTGATCATCATTTCAAGAGTTGGCACCCAAGCCACCGGGCCCTGGGAGGCAAAAACAGGTGGCGGAAACGAATCCGCCATCAGGACGACAGCCTCCATGTCAATCGGTCTTCCATCCTTGAACCGGATCCATCCTTTCAGCTCTGATCGCTCCGAGGGTTCTCCTTTCATCCAACCTGCGCAAACCGGATCGAGACGAATATCCATTCGGTCAAACAATGTGTATTTGGGGATGGGTGGAAGCGCAATACATTTGTCGAAATCGGGAAGATTCAGCGGTTTTTTTTCATAGCGGGTCATACGGCATTCGGCAGGTGCAGTTGCAAAAGTGCCCATCATGCGAACGCGCTCGCTGCCATCCTGGATCAGCCTGGCGGCGATACGATCGAATCCCCTCGATTGGCTGACGATTTCCGTTTGCAGATCGATCGGACCCGGCATGCACCGGCTGATGAACGATGTGCTTAGGACGGGGGTGGCGGATTTCGTCGAAATTTGGAGCATGGCCCGGGTCATCGTCGCCATGATATATCCGCCGTTGGGGATGCCGTTGATGGACCAGTTCGAGGTCAGGCAGGAGAAATCGCAGATTGCGGATTGCAGATCTTGATCGAATTCATACATAAACAATGCTCCAATCGTTGAACATGAAAAAGCCTATGGTGGTGAAGCTGCGCTCGGTAATCGTCGGGAAACGATTTTACACGATTCCAGGGGGATCACGAAAGAAAAATCACCTGAATCGGGCTGCACAGCAAAAGCGATCCGTCCCCCGTACCCAGACTTTGCAACAGCAGGCAATGGTGATTGGGGTGGTATTCTCGCGATATCCGCAATATCGAAGCCTCATCCAGAAGGTTATCATTGACCGGAAACCCGGTTTTGTGTCAATGGTAAACAGTTTCAGGAAGCGGTTTCCTGGGCCGGGATGAAACAGGGGAGCGGGTTTGAATCGATGGAATCACCAGTGTCACAGGAATTCGATGCGTTTGCGGATACTTACCGAAGGATTCATTCCGAAAATGT from Desulfatirhabdium butyrativorans DSM 18734 encodes the following:
- a CDS encoding GGDEF domain-containing protein; the encoded protein is MGFFKKSSKDPDSVDVESLQASLEEHRARTQSLIHVCKSLLFFLKDFPLDISEIETDGFRKILDDVSAHVEQEQPGAVIEAVFGAAKLPIARFIEKEKAYLLEKEKELKNIIELLRSALTDFMGETQTFNSRIYEQNVRMEAITQLDDIRKIKESLQTEVANMKRTIQEKQETDSKRIETLSREVVSLKSNLEEAQAAASLDALTGAYNRLSFDTKIQWCIEKNAVIREPLSLLMCDLDDFKKINDSYGHITGDRVLKGFVLECKGFFRNNDFIARFGGEEFAILLPGMPLKKALKRGKELCNSLASKQYLIDASKPDQKLAFTVSIGVSELKKDDTVASFIDRADKALYRAKRSGKNQAVSEKDM
- a CDS encoding thioesterase family protein, with protein sequence MYEFDQDLQSAICDFSCLTSNWSINGIPNGGYIMATMTRAMLQISTKSATPVLSTSFISRCMPGPIDLQTEIVSQSRGFDRIAARLIQDGSERVRMMGTFATAPAECRMTRYEKKPLNLPDFDKCIALPPIPKYTLFDRMDIRLDPVCAGWMKGEPSERSELKGWIRFKDGRPIDMEAVVLMADSFPPPVFASQGPVAWVPTLEMMINIRNLPQGICLKAIFRTRFVTCGLLESDGELWDETGQLVAISRQIAQFRQ
- a CDS encoding AI-2E family transporter, which gives rise to MKPPKHDATTMIQKTDAEKPGGPISEDRSCLQQPTSLSRWFIQNWESLAFWTLLTGTFYLLKSFFLLIFETFLITHITRRIILYAVGRFHIGYKFTTVIVFLMFVTILAAIGTWITPKLIIESNRLITDMASGGEQQIREKVNKFIHTFAVGVLGDQRAQYLIDSKEFTAMVEVVKTETAKGIKSALPQVLQGMLYVVRICWEILITLLLAIIFSFILVMDWERIAATIRMLENSRIRTFYLGTAPHLMAFADILGKAFTAQALIATCNTILTFVGIWFFQVPNIALITIIVFFCGFIPILGTFLSSIPIIIFGIQAGGMPLVMKLIALIIGVHTIEAYGLNPNITGNVLHVHPILVLILLLIGERFFGIWGMVVGVPVGYYIIRMLTRPEPETDRAR